GGTATGGGCGGCAATGAGCCAGTAGCCTAACGGTGCCAGCGTTTCATGCCAGCCAATCAGCGTTTCAGCAAGGTCGAAATTCGGCGTCGCGGCGGTTGGCATGCCGATACCAAACAACATCCAGTCCCGACCGCTGTAATAGCGTGAGGCAACGCCCAGTATCGGTAGCGTGATAAACAGCAGGTAAATAACGGCGTGGGTGAGTGAAGCCAGGATACTCTGCCAACGAGGGGGCTGTGGCGTAATAGCGGGGGAGGTATGACGATGGCGCAAGAACAGGCGAGCCAGCATAAGAACCAGTATGGTTACGCCACAGCTAAAGTGCGTCACCATCATCACGGTGCGCAGCAGCGAACCTCGTTCAGCAAATCCGCGTAGCTCAATGGTGGCATAGGTCACAACGAGCAACAGAAAAACCAGCCAGTGCAATGCAATCTGCGATGGTGCGAACTTTCCTTTCATGTTTCTTCCTCTGCGACTGTGAGAGCGGTTTGACGCGGTAACGGGCAAATAATCTCATAAAGTATAAGGTAACTTGCGTCTTGTCAGCCCTTCTTTACCATGCCTGACAAACCGGGCGGTTTGCGCTGGCTTCTTCGGTATTCAGCCTCGTTTGGATAGGATGAAAACTGCCAATAAAAAATTTCCGGGAGAAGTTTTTAACGTGGCATCAGCAACGGCCCGTAAAGGGGACGGACAGAGATGGCACGCCATAAAAAACCGGCCGAAGCCGGTTTGGAAGACGAAGCATTATTCCTGCGGGTTTTTCTCTGCTTTGCCGGCCATCATGGTCAGGAAATCAAAGCGGCGACGCAGATCCAGCTCTGCTTCTTCATAGAGCTGCGCGGTTTCTTCCGGCATCATGCTATTCAGGCGGCGGAAGCGTTGCTCTTTCAACAGCGTTTCACTCAGGCTGCTTGATGGCGGACGAGAATCGGTGACCAGCGCGGCTTTCCCTTCTTCGGCACGACGTGGATCGAAGCGGTAGAGCGGCCAAAAGCCTGTCGCTGTCAATTGGCGCATCTGATCGTGGCTGAATGCCAGATCGTAGCCGTGCTCTTCACACGGGCTGTACGCGATAATCAGCGACGGGCCCGGCCAGGCTTCGGCTTCCTGAATCGCTTTCACCGTCTGGTTCAACTGCGCCCCCAGTGAGATCTGCGCAACATACACGTGACCGTACATCATGACGTTGATGCCGAGATCTTTACGCGCTTTGCGTTTGCCTTTCTCGCCAAACTTGGTCACTGCGCCCAGCGGTGTTGCTTTGGACTGCTGTCCGCCGGTATTGGAGTAACACTGGGTATCCAGTACCAGCACGTTGACGTTTTCACTCAGGCTCATGACGTGATCCAATCCGCCATAGCCGATGTCGTAAGCCCAGCCGTCACCGCCGATGAGCCAGATGGATTTATCGACAAAGTGGTCGGCTTCGCTTGCCAGCACGCTGGCGTCGGTATCATTGATGGCTGCCAGCAATCCACGTAGCTGTTCGATCTGCTGACGGCGCAGATCGGGCGCGATGGATTCTTCCTGCAATGCGCTTACCAGATCTGGCGGCAACTGCGGTGCCAGCTTGTTGAGCAGGCGCACGGCACGCTGACGGTGCTGATCGACGCTCAGGCGGAAGCCCAGACCGAATTCGGCGTTATCTTCGAACAGCGAGTTAGCCCAGGCTGGACCGCGACCGTTGGCGTCGGTAGTCCACGGGGTGGTGGGCAGGTTACCGCCATAAATAGACGAGCAGCCCGTCGCATTCGCCACCAACAGGCGATCGCCATAGAGCTGGGTCAGCAACTTGATGTACGGTGTTTCGCCACAGCCGGAGCAGGCGCCGGAGTACTCGAATAGCGGTGAAATCAGCTGAGAAGTCCGGATATCAATACGTTCCAGCGCAGATTTGTCGATTTCCGGTAATTGCAGGAAGAAATCGAAGTTCTCTTTCTCCGCCGCCAGATTGTCCAGACGGGATTCCATATTGATGGCTTTGATTTCTGGGTTCTGACGGTCTTTAGCCGGACAGACTTCTACGCACAGGTTACAGCCGGTGCAGTCTTCCGGTGCAACCTGCAACACATATTTCTGGCCGCGCATGTCGCGTGCTTTCACATCCAGCGATTGCAGTGAGGCAGGCGCATTTTCCATCGCGTCGGGCTGGACGACTTTGGCGCGGATCGCCGAGTGCGGGCAGGCGGCGACGCAGTGGTTACACTGTGTACAAAGCTGCGGTTGCCAGAGTGGAATCTCTTCCGCGATATTGCGCTTTTCCCACTTGGTGGTGCCAGTCGGCCAAGTGCCATCGGGCGGCAGGGCGGATACGGGCAGTGTATCGCCCAGACCCGCCAGCATCGCGGCCGTGACGGTTTTGACGAAATCGGGCGCGGCGTCGGACACGACTGGCGGGCGCTGCGGGCTGTCTGGGTTGACGGCGTCCAGCGGCACGTCGGCCAGCGCGTCCAATGTGGCGCTCAGCGCTTGCCAGTTGCGTTCAACCAGTTCCTGACCTTTACTGCCGTAGCTCTTGGCGATGGCGGTACGCAGTTTTTCCACCGCCACATCGGCTGGCAGAATCTGTGACAGATGGAAGAACGCCATCTGCATGACGGTATTGATGCGCGCGCCCAAATGGCATTCGCGGGCAATCTTGGCGGCGTTGATGCAGTACACGCGGGCATTACGCTGGTTCAGCCCTGCCTGCACTTCCTGTGGCAGGCGGTGCCACAGATCGTCGCTGCTATACGGTGAGTTGATCAGGAAAACGCCGCCGGGTTTCAGGCGTTCGACCATGCTGTACTTGTCGATAAACTGCCACTGATGGCAGGCGACGAAATCCGCCTGATCGATCAGGTAGGCTGAGTTGATCGGGTGCGGGCCCACGCGCATATGGGAAACGGTCAGGCTACCGGCTTTCTTCGAGTCATAGACAAAGTAGCCTTGCACAAACATTGGCGTCGTTTCGCCGACGATTTTGATCGCGTTCTTGGTCGCGGAAACGGTCCCGTCACTGCCCAGGCCGTAGAACAGCGCTTCGAGCGATGCGTTACCTGGGAAATGCTGTTCCGGCAGTGGCAGGGAAAGATGGGTGACATCGTCATAAATCCCTACCGTGAAGCGCGGTCGTGGGTTGGCAAGTGCTAACTCATTAAAGATCGCCTGTACGCACTGCGGAGTAAATTCTTTGGAGGACAGCCCGTAACGACCACCAATGACACGTGGCATAAGTGAACGCTCACCTGCGGAGAACGCCTCGGCCAGCGCGGTCATCACATCGAGGTATAGCGGTTCTGCCAGCGCACCCGGTTCTTTGGTGCGATCCAGCACCGCGATGCTTTTCGCCGTTTGCGGAATCACTGCCAGCAGGTGTTTGGCCGAAAACGGGCGGTACAGGCGGATTTTCACCACGCCGACTTTCTCACCGCGCATCAACAGCGTATCGACTACCTCTTCACACGTGCCGACGCCGGAACCCATCAGGACGACGATTTTAGTCGCCTCTGGGTGGCCGTAGTATTCAAACGGCTGGTACTGGCGTCCTGTCGCAGCGGCAAAATCGTTCATCGCCTGTTCAACGTGCTCATAAGCTGCGTCGTACCAGCGGTTGGTGGCTTCGCGCGCCTGGAAGAAGGTATCCGGGTTTGAGGCGGTTCCACGAATCACCGGGCGTTCCGGTGTGAGCGCTCGCTCACGGTGTGCTTCAATGGCCTGCTGTGGCAGAAGCTGGCGAATCACCTCATCGCTCAACGGCTCAATCTTATTGATTTCGTGCGAGGTACGGAAACCGTCAAAGAAATGGATAAACGGCAGACGGCTGTTCAGGCTAGCGATTTGTGAAATCAGCGCAAAGTCCTGCGCTTCCTGCACATTGCTAGCGCACAGCATGGCGCAGCCCGTCTGGCGTACGGCCATGACGTCAGAATGATCGCAGAAAATGGAAAGCGCATGCGTCGCAACTGTACGGGCTGCGACGTGCAGGACAAACGGGGTTAACTCGCCGGCCAGCTTATACAGCGTAGGGATCATCAGCAGCAGACCCTGCGATGAGGTAAATGTGGTCGCGAGTGTACCTGTCTGCAATGCACCGTGGACGGTAGCGATCGCGCCGCCTTCCGATTGCATTTCCACAACGCGAGGCGTGTCTCCCCATATATTCAGCCCGCCGTCGCTCGACCAGGCCGCAGCCTGTTCAGCCATGCTGGAACTGGGGGTAATAGGGTAGATGGCGATGACTTCATTGGTTCGCCAGGCCACGGAGGCGACGGCGTTATTAGCGTCGGTGGTGATCATGACTTATAGCCTTTTTGCTCACTAAGTCCCTCATTTTACATGGTCTTTTCGGACGATGAAAATGACTGGGCATAAACGAAAATACGATTTTTATCGGGGGATTATCGCATTTCAGGAAAAAAGAGGGTGGAACGATGTATGCAGAGTTGTATCAAACTGTGTTTTATCCCCGTTACTTTGGTCTACGTCCATCAATCTTAGTGCGTTTGTGTTTCCTAAAAAGGAAATCTATTCTGGATTTTAGAACTGTTTGTTGATTTTTTGTTCGATATTCACACGAAATCGCATGATTTTATTTGCTCATTACTGTCATGACGAGTAGCGTGCTTATACTAAAATTACATCTGTAATGAATGTATTAAGGAACCGAACGATGGCAAACGATGAAATAAAAAATAAACTGGTTTCCGTACTGGCCGCACAACAGGCGCAGGGAAAAACGCCAGAACAAGCTGTCGATCATATCCTTCAGGCATTGGGCGGGCGAGCAGGTGATGTGTCCCGTATTTCGGTTTTGACGTCGACATTAATTGCCGATGTGCTTTACACCGTGTATCAGGAGACGATCACACATCAGCAGATTGCGGTGATTTTACGTAAGTTGGGCTACGCTGCACGTGACATCGCTGTTGCATCACACACTATCTATCCACAACTGGGCGTTCAGGACATCGGTCAGCTTTTGCAGATCTCGGAAATTTATCCGACGATCGATCGTGCTGCGCTACTCGATGCACTTACTTACGCAAATTTTTCCAAAGTGGAAAGCGAGCAGGCTGCTGACGCTCTCGGCGTGTAGTACTGGACAATGTAATACCAGAATAATGTAATACCCAAACAAGGTAATACCCAAACAAGGTAATACCAGTATCGTACCGAAGATCAGACAGCCAGACGCGTAATTTTTCTATAGCCGCTATCGGGCTATTGATCGATAGCGGTGACTTTCACCTCTTTAACCTGAGCATGACTCCCGCTGTTTCCTGATGCTGTGGTCAGCGCGTACAGCCCCACTTTGGCTCCTACCCATTTGCCCGGCCCTGCGGCGAAGCTATCGTCAAGCACCGTATATTCCCCGTTCTTGCTCCGCCAGGCGAACTGGCAAATCGCATTTTGCCGCACCGTAACACGCAGGGTGATGTCCTGATTTTCGGGCAACATCGCCAGATGTCTCTGGTGTTGCTCCAACTGCTGTGCATCGCTCATCCAGCCGAATCCGGTGACCCATTCAAGGCCTGCTGCGCCTTTCTCAATGCCGAGGAACGCGAAACGCTCGCCATAAATAATCAGGCCGCAGCGATCGCCGACTTGCTCCAGAACGGGCGTCAGCTGCATGGTAAACTCGAATTCCTCAGCCGGAAATTTTTGCATCAGCAAATTAGGCACGTCATACCATGAAGGTTCACCCGAACGGGTCGGCATGGGTTGACAGAACAGCTGAAGCCCCGGATGGGTAAGCGTCAGCCAGCGCTCGTCGGGATTGGCTTGCCACTGCCACTGTCGCCCCAGCGTAGCCGAAGAGAAATCGTCGGAAGTCGGTGGTTGCTGCATACTAACGTAGGCGCTCACGCGAGGTTTATCCGCTTCCAGAACGGGTTGACCTAATCCCTGCGCGTTATGCTGTTCGCCGATCAGCGGCCAATCATCCTGCCAGCGCATTGGCTGTAGATGGACGACCCGGCCATAGGCATGACGATCCTGAAAATGTACGAACCAGCTTTCGCCGTTATCTAATTCGACCCAGCCGCCCTGATGCGGGCCATTAACCGATGTGCTTCCCTGATGTAGTACGATCCGGCTCTGCCACGGCCCCTCCAGCGCGCGTGCACGCAGTACCGTTTGCCAGCCGGTTGGAACGCCACCCGCTGGGGCGAAAATGTAATACCAGCCGTTGCGCTTATACAGTTTTGGCCCTTCGATGGTGGGCTGTGTTGCCCGTCCATCGAAAACGATCCTTCCTTCATCAAGCAGGGAACGGCCATCTTCCGCCATTCTGCACAGTTGCAGCAGGTGTTTCTTACCGCTGCGGCTGAAGGCGAAAGCGTGGATTAACCAGGCGGTGCCATCGTCATCCCAAAACGGGCATGGGTCGATCCAGCCTTTAGCCTGCTTCAGGCAATGCGGCGTGCTCCATTCGCCTTTGGGATCGTCAGTCTGTGACATAAAGATCCCGTCGTCGGGCGTGCTGAAAAACACCCAAAATTTTCCGGCATGATAGCGAATGCTGGGTGCCCACACGCCTTTGCCGGGCTGAACGTGTTCATATTCTGGCAGATCGAATCGGCTGAATACGTGGTTGATCAGCGTCCAGTTCACCAAATCCTGAGAATGCAGGATCGGTAACGCCGGCAGGTGGTTAAAGCTGGACGACACCATGTAAAAGTCGTCACCCACGCGCACGATGTCAGGATCGGAATAGTCGGCGCATAAAATCGGATTCTTATAACGTCCGTTACCCAAATCTGGGTTCCACGGAGAATGTGCTGTACTCATGTCATCATCCTGATAGTAAAGGCGGGCAGCGTGCTACCCGCAGGTCTTGCGATCAGGCGGCGCCTTTTGGCGTCAGGCCTTGATCGACAGGAAGCTCGCTTTCTGGTGCGCGGTCAGCCGTGCTGTGACGTTTCGCCAAATCAGCCTGAATGTTTTCCATCGTCTTATCGTCCAGCTTGTAAAAGCGTACCAGCCAATACAGAACCAGATAGGAGAGCGATGGCCCGATGCTCAGCAGGCCGATAATACCGGCGGTGGCGAGCGGTGTTTGCGTAGGCGAACCCGCGACATAGCCGAACCAGCCGAGTGAAAAGCCGACCAGTGCACCGGCAACCGCCATACCCAGTTTCAGCGCGAACAGGTTACCGGAGAATGACAGACCGGTAATGCGGCGGCCTGTTTTCCACTCGCCGTAATCGGCGGCATTCGCCATCATGTTCCATTTGAACGGCTGGTACATCTGGTGGAAGAAGCCGATCAAAAAGTAGAGCGGGAAGACGACCGCCAGCCACTGTGGCGGCACCATAAACAGGATCATGCCAACAAACACCAGCAACAGGTTGATGTTCTTGAACAGGCTTATGCTACTGAATCGTTTGCCAAAGTAGCCCGCCATCATTGCACCAATAATGGTGCCGACGACGCTGGTGGTAATAAATGCGGATTTCATTGCCGTTCCGGCGGCGCTGCCTTGGTCCGGCCCGACCATCAGGTACGTTGCATAATAAAGTGTCGCCGCGCCGCGCATGACGCCCGCCATACTGGAGAAGAACGTAATGATGGCCACAATGCGCCACTGGTCGTTGTTCAGCAGGTTTTTAACATCGTCCCAGACGTTCTGATTGTTATCCACATCAGGGTTAATGCGTTCCTTTGTGGTGAAAAAGCAGAAAAACAGCATCACGACAGCCAGACTACCCATGATCATCATGGTGCCCTGATAGCCTAATTGCTTGTTGGTGCCGCCAATCCAGTCGACCAGCCACAACGTGCCGACCGACACCAGTAGCCCTGCCATTGAGGAGATGGTAAAGCGGTAAGACTGCGCGGAAATTCGGTCTTTTTCATCGCTGGTGATAACACCGCCGAGCGAACAGTAAGGGATGTTGATAAAGGTGTAAAACAGCATCAGCAGGGTGTAGGTAATGTAGGCATAAACCAGCTTACCCGTGCCGTTCAGCTCTGGCGTGGTGTAGGCCAGCACGGCAATCACGGCGTAGGGGACGGCAAACCAGACCAGCCACGGGCGGAAGTGACCCCAGCGGGTTTTGGTGCGGTCTGCAATAATGCCGATCAGAGGATCAACGATGGCGTCCAGCACCCGCGTCACCAGGAACATGACCCCCACCGCCGCGGCGGAGATGCCATAGATATCCGTATAAAAGTAGGTAAGAAACATGGTTACGGAAGAGTAGACGATGCCACAGGCCGCATCGCCCATGCCAAAGCCGATTTTCTCCGCAACGCTCAGCTTATTATTGTTGGTCATTGGAAACTCCAAAAGATGATTGAGGAACTTCTTGCCAGGCTCGCGGCTATTGTTATCCCCTTGGTGGGGATTAACTATTGCGGATTTTATTAAGAAGGTTACGTTTCTTGGTATGTGTTAGACAGGTCACAAAAAATGACAGGGAAAATCGTGTGAAGAAGACGATATGCGGAGTTATTTCCATTTCATATCAATAAATTAACGTGGTCTTTTTGTCATTTTATCTGTATGACAAGTTATCTTGCAGATCTTTCTATCGGGAATATCGCTCTCTGCGGGCGTTTCTCCGGCTCGTAATTGGGGCGATTTCGGTGAGAGAGAGTGGCTGTCGCTGTGTGAAATGTCAGTGCATCAGGCTAGCTAATGGGAGGTATCACCAGGCTGTGTAATAGGTTTTTAATCCACTGGCTTGCTTCCGAACGGCTATTGCGGCGGTGATGATAAATCTTCACACGATAGGGCGGCACAGTGAAAGGCAGGGGGTGGATCCGTAACGGTAGGAGTTGTGCAAAAATTGTCGCGATATTGCGCGGTAATGCCATGATCAGCGTTGAATCGGCGATGATGAACGGTGCGCTCATCATGGATGGTGTTTTTAGTGCGACATGGCGTTTTTTATTGAGTTTATCCAGCGCGTAATCAATTACTCCGCGTGATTCATTCCAGGGCGTCACAACAAGATGCCGGGCGGCAAGGTAATCATCCAGCGTCAGTGTCTCGCCTGACGGATAATCCGCGGCGGTGATGATGACATAGCTGTCTTCAATCCAGTCTATCTCCTCAATTTCTCGATTTTCCGGTTGCGTCATGTCGGTGAACCCTAAAGCAAAATCGATTTTCCCTGCCAGTAAATCCGTAATCGCGACTTTCTGCGGCGAATAGACCAGATTGAATTTGATATGGGGTGCCAACTTTTCCATTTGCGCCATCAGGGTAGGAAAGACTGAAAACGCGGTGTAATCGGTGATGGAGAAGGTGAAGCTTTCCGTACTGCGGGCGGGATTAAAGCGTGGACGTGGCGTCAGCCCCTCTGCTAGCCGCGCCAGACTTTCCGCGATCGGCTCCGCGATATCGTCCGCGAGGACGGTCGGATGCATGGTGTTGCCTACGCGAAAAAACAGCTCATCGGAAAACGTATTGCGCAAGCGCGTGAGCGCATGGCTGACCGCCGATGCGCTCATCGCCAGCTCTTTTGCCGCCGCGGCGACGGATCGATGCTGGTACACGCTGTTAAATACCACCAGTAAATTTAAATCGATACGCCGTAAATCCAGATGCATAGTGTTCATCAATCGCTGTAGAAAATGCAGTTCATACAGTATTTTTAATCCGGTAGCATGGCAAGCCTTGATGATTGTTGGTACTGGAAAGCAGCTCCGGAGAAAAGAAGCTTTATGAATATTGTCATTCGTCCCGCACAGAAATCTGACGCGAGTGTGATTCTGGATTTAATTATTGAGCTTGCCGTGTACGAGAAAGCGCGCCACGAAGTGTTGGCCTCGCTTGAGGATATTGAGCACTCACTATTTGGTGAAGAGGCAACGGCGGAAACGCTGATTTGCGAGATTGACGGTAAGCCTGTCGGCTATGCGATTTTCTTCATGAGCTATTCAACCTGGCTGGGGAAATACGGCATCTATCTGGAAGATCTCTACATTGCGCAGGCGTACCGTAGTGCAGGTGCGGGCAAGGCACTGCTGAAACAGGTGGCTTGTCTGGCGCAGGAAAGACAATGCGGACGGCTGGAGTGGAGCGTGCTGGACTGGAACCAACCCGCGATCGATTTCTATAAAAGCATTGGTGCGAAGCCGCAGGATGAATGGGTTCGCTATCGGATGGACGAGAAGGGCATTGCTGATTTTGTCACGGCATCGTAACGGTATGACTCCTGCCAGCCTGAAAGCAGCAGGAGCCAGTCAATTAACGCGTTGACGCCGCCAGCGTGGTGCCTGCCAGAATAAAGATCCCGCCCGTTGAGCGGTTAAACAGCTTAATGCGGCGTGGGTTGGAGAAAAGGCCCGATAAACGGCGGCCAGTGCAGGCATAGATAAACATAATGCTGAAATCGAAGACCGCCCAGGTTAACGCCAGAATGATGAGCTGCAAGGCGTGCGGGGCGTTGGTATCGATAAAGTTTGGGAAGAGCGCGGCGAAAAACAGCAGGTCTTTCGGATTACTGATCCCAACCAGAAAACCTTTGCGGAATAATGGAAACCAGCCCGGAGCCGAGGCTTCCTGCACGTCCTGCTCTGCGGTACTCATATCCTTGGAACGCCATGATGCGATGCCCAGCCAGATGAGATAAACCGCACCAATAATTTTTAATACCATGAAGGCAGTGGTTGACGCCGCGAGGATGGCTCCTAGCCCCAATGCTGAACAGGACATCAAAATCATTGCCGCGCTGACGCCGCCGAGTACGGTCGCTGTTGCGCGTGAAGCGCCGTAGCGTAAACCGTGCGACATGCTGATTAAGGCGGATGGGCCCGGAATGGCAATCAGGGCGATGATGATGCCTGTATAAGCCAGCCAGAGGTGAAGGCTCATGATTTCTCCTGCGTGTAGTTCACTGTGAAAGCGTGATTGAGAGCGGTGCTGTGAAGCGGGATATATTCACATATATATCGCCAATTTTCCAACGCGTGATAGTAACAGAAAAGGGGGCGATGGCGCTCTCCCTCTTTATCAAGATTCTGGTGCTGACACCGGTGTCGAGGAAAGGTAGTAAGCTCACGCTTTGGCAAAATATCCCCGGCCTTCTGGTGGCTTGGGAGATCGACTGAACATGCAAAGAATCCATTAATCGCGCCGGATATTATTCTTTCACGCTTAAATCGATATCGCCAAAATAGCGTTTCTGTATTTTTTCATATAGGCCTTTTTGAACGATGTCTTTCAGCCCCTGATTAATGAGCTGTTTTGTTTTCGTATCGTCTTTGCGTATACCGTATGCAGAACCGAGGCTGAATAAATCCGCATCGGTTACTTCTGAGCCTTTTAGCTCAAAATCTTTACCCTGTGGGGTTTTTAAAAATCCAAACGCGACGGCAACCGACGGGCATAGTGCGCCTTCTACTCTTCCTGAATATAAATCCTCGTAAATGGCTTCCTGATCGGGATAGCTTTTCACCATCACCCCGGCAGGTAACCAATATTTATTGGCATAGGCTTCCTGAATGGTACCTTGCTGTACCGCGATATTTTTCCCGCGCAACCGTTCAGCCTGGGGAAGAAGATTGGATGCTTTCCTTGCGACAAGTTTGGTTGGTACGTGGAAAACATAGTCACTGAAATCTATTGATTCCTTTCTCTTATTTGTCACGCCAAGCGGCGCGATGACGTCTATTTTTTTGGCGAGAAGGGCGGGAATCTGGGAGTCAAACGTGTTAACGATATAGTCGCATTTTGCATTGATTGATTGGCAGATGGCATCGGTGATTTCTATATCAAACCCCGACGGATTGCCATTTTTATCCATGCTCTGAAAAGGGGAATACGTTAAATCGACGCCGATGCGCAGTATGTCCGACTTGGCAAATGCAAAGGGTGAAATAGCAAAAATGACAACGATCTTAAGGAGAGATAATTTTCTGAACATAGCAGTAACACCTCTTTTTAGTCGTATAAACGTGAATATCAACATGCCGGTATTTGTATTCTCACCAGTGATAGGCTGTAAATTGGATCGCATATCATCATCCAGCCCATATTTGAAAAACTG
The genomic region above belongs to Pectobacterium colocasium and contains:
- the cybB gene encoding cytochrome b561, with the protein product MKGKFAPSQIALHWLVFLLLVVTYATIELRGFAERGSLLRTVMMVTHFSCGVTILVLMLARLFLRHRHTSPAITPQPPRWQSILASLTHAVIYLLFITLPILGVASRYYSGRDWMLFGIGMPTAATPNFDLAETLIGWHETLAPLGYWLIAAHTAAALFHHYVMKDNTLLRMMPAKRD
- the nifJ gene encoding pyruvate:ferredoxin (flavodoxin) oxidoreductase, coding for MITTDANNAVASVAWRTNEVIAIYPITPSSSMAEQAAAWSSDGGLNIWGDTPRVVEMQSEGGAIATVHGALQTGTLATTFTSSQGLLLMIPTLYKLAGELTPFVLHVAARTVATHALSIFCDHSDVMAVRQTGCAMLCASNVQEAQDFALISQIASLNSRLPFIHFFDGFRTSHEINKIEPLSDEVIRQLLPQQAIEAHRERALTPERPVIRGTASNPDTFFQAREATNRWYDAAYEHVEQAMNDFAAATGRQYQPFEYYGHPEATKIVVLMGSGVGTCEEVVDTLLMRGEKVGVVKIRLYRPFSAKHLLAVIPQTAKSIAVLDRTKEPGALAEPLYLDVMTALAEAFSAGERSLMPRVIGGRYGLSSKEFTPQCVQAIFNELALANPRPRFTVGIYDDVTHLSLPLPEQHFPGNASLEALFYGLGSDGTVSATKNAIKIVGETTPMFVQGYFVYDSKKAGSLTVSHMRVGPHPINSAYLIDQADFVACHQWQFIDKYSMVERLKPGGVFLINSPYSSDDLWHRLPQEVQAGLNQRNARVYCINAAKIARECHLGARINTVMQMAFFHLSQILPADVAVEKLRTAIAKSYGSKGQELVERNWQALSATLDALADVPLDAVNPDSPQRPPVVSDAAPDFVKTVTAAMLAGLGDTLPVSALPPDGTWPTGTTKWEKRNIAEEIPLWQPQLCTQCNHCVAACPHSAIRAKVVQPDAMENAPASLQSLDVKARDMRGQKYVLQVAPEDCTGCNLCVEVCPAKDRQNPEIKAINMESRLDNLAAEKENFDFFLQLPEIDKSALERIDIRTSQLISPLFEYSGACSGCGETPYIKLLTQLYGDRLLVANATGCSSIYGGNLPTTPWTTDANGRGPAWANSLFEDNAEFGLGFRLSVDQHRQRAVRLLNKLAPQLPPDLVSALQEESIAPDLRRQQIEQLRGLLAAINDTDASVLASEADHFVDKSIWLIGGDGWAYDIGYGGLDHVMSLSENVNVLVLDTQCYSNTGGQQSKATPLGAVTKFGEKGKRKARKDLGINVMMYGHVYVAQISLGAQLNQTVKAIQEAEAWPGPSLIIAYSPCEEHGYDLAFSHDQMRQLTATGFWPLYRFDPRRAEEGKAALVTDSRPPSSSLSETLLKEQRFRRLNSMMPEETAQLYEEAELDLRRRFDFLTMMAGKAEKNPQE
- a CDS encoding glycoside hydrolase family 43 protein; translation: MSTAHSPWNPDLGNGRYKNPILCADYSDPDIVRVGDDFYMVSSSFNHLPALPILHSQDLVNWTLINHVFSRFDLPEYEHVQPGKGVWAPSIRYHAGKFWVFFSTPDDGIFMSQTDDPKGEWSTPHCLKQAKGWIDPCPFWDDDGTAWLIHAFAFSRSGKKHLLQLCRMAEDGRSLLDEGRIVFDGRATQPTIEGPKLYKRNGWYYIFAPAGGVPTGWQTVLRARALEGPWQSRIVLHQGSTSVNGPHQGGWVELDNGESWFVHFQDRHAYGRVVHLQPMRWQDDWPLIGEQHNAQGLGQPVLEADKPRVSAYVSMQQPPTSDDFSSATLGRQWQWQANPDERWLTLTHPGLQLFCQPMPTRSGEPSWYDVPNLLMQKFPAEEFEFTMQLTPVLEQVGDRCGLIIYGERFAFLGIEKGAAGLEWVTGFGWMSDAQQLEQHQRHLAMLPENQDITLRVTVRQNAICQFAWRSKNGEYTVLDDSFAAGPGKWVGAKVGLYALTTASGNSGSHAQVKEVKVTAIDQ
- a CDS encoding glycoside-pentoside-hexuronide (GPH):cation symporter, coding for MTNNNKLSVAEKIGFGMGDAACGIVYSSVTMFLTYFYTDIYGISAAAVGVMFLVTRVLDAIVDPLIGIIADRTKTRWGHFRPWLVWFAVPYAVIAVLAYTTPELNGTGKLVYAYITYTLLMLFYTFINIPYCSLGGVITSDEKDRISAQSYRFTISSMAGLLVSVGTLWLVDWIGGTNKQLGYQGTMMIMGSLAVVMLFFCFFTTKERINPDVDNNQNVWDDVKNLLNNDQWRIVAIITFFSSMAGVMRGAATLYYATYLMVGPDQGSAAGTAMKSAFITTSVVGTIIGAMMAGYFGKRFSSISLFKNINLLLVFVGMILFMVPPQWLAVVFPLYFLIGFFHQMYQPFKWNMMANAADYGEWKTGRRITGLSFSGNLFALKLGMAVAGALVGFSLGWFGYVAGSPTQTPLATAGIIGLLSIGPSLSYLVLYWLVRFYKLDDKTMENIQADLAKRHSTADRAPESELPVDQGLTPKGAA
- a CDS encoding LysR substrate-binding domain-containing protein, producing MNTMHLDLRRIDLNLLVVFNSVYQHRSVAAAAKELAMSASAVSHALTRLRNTFSDELFFRVGNTMHPTVLADDIAEPIAESLARLAEGLTPRPRFNPARSTESFTFSITDYTAFSVFPTLMAQMEKLAPHIKFNLVYSPQKVAITDLLAGKIDFALGFTDMTQPENREIEEIDWIEDSYVIITAADYPSGETLTLDDYLAARHLVVTPWNESRGVIDYALDKLNKKRHVALKTPSMMSAPFIIADSTLIMALPRNIATIFAQLLPLRIHPLPFTVPPYRVKIYHHRRNSRSEASQWIKNLLHSLVIPPIS
- a CDS encoding GNAT family N-acetyltransferase — translated: MNIVIRPAQKSDASVILDLIIELAVYEKARHEVLASLEDIEHSLFGEEATAETLICEIDGKPVGYAIFFMSYSTWLGKYGIYLEDLYIAQAYRSAGAGKALLKQVACLAQERQCGRLEWSVLDWNQPAIDFYKSIGAKPQDEWVRYRMDEKGIADFVTAS
- a CDS encoding LysE family translocator, with protein sequence MSLHLWLAYTGIIIALIAIPGPSALISMSHGLRYGASRATATVLGGVSAAMILMSCSALGLGAILAASTTAFMVLKIIGAVYLIWLGIASWRSKDMSTAEQDVQEASAPGWFPLFRKGFLVGISNPKDLLFFAALFPNFIDTNAPHALQLIILALTWAVFDFSIMFIYACTGRRLSGLFSNPRRIKLFNRSTGGIFILAGTTLAASTR
- a CDS encoding transporter substrate-binding domain-containing protein, with protein sequence MFRKLSLLKIVVIFAISPFAFAKSDILRIGVDLTYSPFQSMDKNGNPSGFDIEITDAICQSINAKCDYIVNTFDSQIPALLAKKIDVIAPLGVTNKRKESIDFSDYVFHVPTKLVARKASNLLPQAERLRGKNIAVQQGTIQEAYANKYWLPAGVMVKSYPDQEAIYEDLYSGRVEGALCPSVAVAFGFLKTPQGKDFELKGSEVTDADLFSLGSAYGIRKDDTKTKQLINQGLKDIVQKGLYEKIQKRYFGDIDLSVKE